The following proteins are encoded in a genomic region of Arcobacter suis CECT 7833:
- a CDS encoding ABC-type transport auxiliary lipoprotein family protein, with the protein MKNLFYLLIVILISGCTLKQEVGQINSYSIDFNSKNESYKNIDKSILIEEPLVNKSFNSRAIFYSQKPYLFEEYAKNRWINLPSSMIHNSLLESFQSSNIFSLVSVEDTKIKYDYVLKTNVIKIYHEINADKSYVILKINFDLVKDKELVKTFSYDKKVLEAQNKPYEFVNSLNKTFEEIMKELLKEINKL; encoded by the coding sequence ATGAAAAATCTTTTTTATCTTTTAATTGTAATTCTAATTTCAGGATGTACTTTAAAACAAGAAGTGGGACAAATAAATAGTTATTCTATTGATTTTAACTCAAAAAACGAAAGTTATAAAAATATAGATAAATCAATTTTGATTGAAGAACCACTTGTAAATAAAAGTTTTAATTCACGGGCAATTTTTTATAGCCAAAAACCTTATTTGTTTGAAGAGTACGCAAAAAATAGATGGATAAATCTTCCAAGTAGTATGATTCATAACTCATTATTAGAGTCTTTTCAAAGTAGTAATATTTTCTCTTTAGTCTCTGTTGAAGATACAAAAATAAAATATGATTATGTTTTAAAAACAAATGTAATCAAAATCTACCATGAAATAAATGCAGATAAATCTTATGTTATTTTGAAAATAAATTTTGATTTAGTAAAAGATAAAGAGTTGGTAAAAACATTTAGTTATGATAAGAAGGTTTTAGAAGCTCAAAATAAACCTTATGAATTTGTAAATAGTTTGAATAAAACTTTTGAAGAGATAATGAAAGAGTTGCTAAAAGAGATAAATAAATTATAA
- a CDS encoding AbrB family transcriptional regulator has protein sequence MINMQQLSQMLLALFIGFCGSILFIFLHLPLPWLLGAIFTTSIAMRFEKLPIQNPKIFSAPARIFIGLIIGSAFTPEILEFLHIYLFSILLIIPYSIIVTFAGMYYYVKVLKFDRKTAFFSSTPGGVVEMVILGEEQKADTAKITLVQSSRLLFVVLTLPFIIQYLFHLDISGNQLITKAIKDTNLVEFFYLIIIGLIGAFGAKKLKISAAFLIGPMILSVIVYSSGFIHTLIPDELIKFIQVIFGTIIGFTFRGVKLRMILKILMGTFGHFVILAFISGIFVAIAYYFFGFPIVSTLLAFSPGGQTEMNLIALIVGANVPYITIHHIMRLFIVMNLAPIIAKRL, from the coding sequence ATGATAAACATGCAACAATTATCTCAAATGTTACTTGCACTTTTCATAGGTTTTTGTGGCTCTATTTTATTTATTTTTTTACATCTTCCACTTCCTTGGCTATTAGGAGCAATTTTTACAACTTCTATTGCCATGAGATTTGAAAAACTTCCAATACAAAATCCAAAAATCTTTTCAGCACCAGCTAGAATTTTTATAGGTTTGATAATTGGAAGTGCTTTTACTCCTGAAATCTTAGAATTTTTACATATCTATTTATTTAGTATTTTATTGATTATTCCTTATTCGATTATTGTTACTTTTGCTGGAATGTATTATTATGTAAAAGTTTTAAAGTTTGATAGAAAAACTGCATTTTTTAGCTCAACTCCAGGTGGTGTTGTAGAAATGGTAATTTTAGGAGAAGAACAAAAAGCGGATACTGCTAAGATAACCCTTGTTCAATCTTCAAGACTTTTATTTGTGGTTTTAACTCTGCCTTTTATTATTCAATATCTTTTTCATCTTGATATTAGTGGAAATCAATTAATCACAAAAGCTATAAAAGACACCAATTTAGTAGAGTTCTTTTATCTGATTATTATTGGATTAATTGGAGCATTTGGTGCGAAAAAACTAAAAATATCAGCTGCTTTTTTAATTGGTCCTATGATTTTAAGTGTTATTGTTTATAGTAGTGGATTTATACATACTTTGATTCCAGATGAATTAATCAAATTTATTCAAGTTATATTTGGAACAATTATTGGTTTTACATTTAGAGGTGTTAAATTAAGAATGATTCTAAAAATTTTAATGGGAACTTTTGGGCATTTTGTGATTTTGGCATTTATCTCTGGTATTTTTGTAGCTATTGCCTATTACTTTTTTGGTTTCCCAATAGTTTCAACTCTTTTAGCTTTTAGTCCAGGTGGGCAAACAGAGATGAATTTAATAGCTTTAATTGTTGGAGCAAATGTTCCATATATTACAATTCATCACATAATGCGACTTTTTATAGTTATGAATTTAGCTCCAATAATCGCTAAAAGATTATAA
- a CDS encoding MlaD family protein, with protein sequence MDTKINFFKIGLFVIALVISLLVLIFWLGKFGFEKKKFDEYSIYFQESVSGLNIGSSIKYKGFEVGNVNEIKLNPLNSEEIQIDIAIKKGTPIKEDNYAVLGNLGITGLKYIELKGGSNNSKLLQEDENGFRIISSKTSDLTTLVDSTTDLTNQLTLVLGQMKKLLADENIKTISDILGKTKNSMNNVEQFSSYLVNNEKKIDELIKNINLLSKNGNKSFESINNSANSFKDLTSEILAEIKKGSFDINGMSKESFDKLNSVLNNLDSTLLQTQTLIDNLNQSPSDILFKQKNIKNGPGE encoded by the coding sequence ATGGATACAAAAATAAACTTTTTTAAAATAGGATTATTTGTAATAGCCCTTGTAATCTCACTTTTAGTTCTTATTTTTTGGTTGGGAAAATTTGGTTTTGAAAAGAAAAAATTTGATGAATATTCAATCTATTTTCAAGAATCTGTTTCTGGATTAAATATTGGTTCATCTATAAAATATAAGGGATTTGAAGTTGGAAATGTTAATGAAATAAAACTAAATCCACTTAACTCAGAAGAGATACAAATAGATATTGCAATCAAAAAAGGAACACCAATAAAAGAAGATAATTATGCGGTTTTAGGGAACCTTGGGATTACTGGACTTAAATATATCGAATTAAAAGGTGGAAGTAATAATTCAAAACTTTTGCAAGAAGATGAAAATGGTTTTAGAATAATAAGCTCAAAAACATCAGATTTGACAACTTTAGTTGATTCTACAACTGATTTAACAAACCAATTAACTTTAGTTTTAGGGCAAATGAAAAAACTTTTAGCCGATGAAAATATAAAAACTATTTCAGATATTCTTGGTAAAACAAAAAATAGTATGAATAATGTAGAACAATTTAGTTCATATCTTGTAAATAATGAGAAAAAAATTGATGAACTTATAAAAAATATAAATCTTCTTAGTAAAAATGGTAATAAATCTTTTGAAAGTATAAACAATTCAGCAAATAGTTTCAAAGACTTAACAAGTGAGATTTTGGCTGAAATCAAAAAGGGAAGTTTTGATATAAACGGTATGTCAAAAGAGAGTTTTGACAAACTAAATAGTGTTTTAAATAACCTAGATTCAACACTTTTACAAACTCAAACTTTGATAGATAATCTAAATCAAAGTCCAAGTGATATTTTATTTAAACAAAAAAATATAAAAAATGGACCAGGAGAATAA
- a CDS encoding MlaE family ABC transporter permease — MEDYSDYFELRKINDGSYELTLLNIWNKQILTSNIKKLEKLTFSSHTKLAVDFQNLKECDTSSIIYLISFFKKVEEKNLTLKNLDSFEEFYRFYEKHYQDNSLDIKDKKNIIEKIGKTAYEAYLSSLDFTKFVGKVFYYFVYSLFNPKKMRLKAMLKYIDTSAVNALFIVGITSFLVGVVIAYQGAVQLEKFGANIFIVEMICITMFREIAPLVTAIVIAGRSSSSYTAEIGAMKITDEIDAMRTMDFEPTLFLVLPRIFALVIALPLLVFFADIVGIFGGMVIAYTDLDVTFFEFINRMGQEVPLKHLLIGVCKSIFFGVAIALIGCYRGFQVQNNTTSIGKYTTISVVNAIFVVIALNAIFSVILTEIGI; from the coding sequence ATGGAAGATTATAGCGATTATTTCGAACTTAGAAAAATAAATGATGGTAGTTATGAACTAACATTACTAAATATTTGGAATAAACAAATTCTTACTTCAAACATCAAAAAATTAGAAAAACTAACTTTTTCTTCCCATACTAAATTAGCTGTGGATTTTCAAAATCTAAAAGAGTGTGACACTTCTTCAATTATCTATCTTATTTCATTTTTTAAAAAAGTTGAAGAAAAAAACTTAACACTTAAAAATTTAGATTCTTTTGAAGAGTTTTATAGATTTTATGAAAAACACTATCAAGACAATAGTTTAGATATAAAAGATAAAAAAAACATTATAGAAAAGATTGGTAAAACTGCATATGAAGCTTACCTTTCAAGCCTTGATTTTACAAAATTTGTAGGAAAAGTTTTTTATTATTTTGTTTATTCACTTTTTAATCCAAAAAAAATGAGATTAAAAGCGATGCTAAAATATATTGATACATCGGCTGTGAATGCACTTTTTATAGTAGGAATTACTTCATTTTTAGTAGGAGTTGTAATTGCATATCAAGGAGCTGTTCAACTTGAAAAGTTTGGAGCAAATATTTTTATAGTTGAGATGATTTGTATAACTATGTTTAGAGAAATCGCTCCACTTGTAACTGCAATTGTAATTGCTGGACGAAGTTCTAGTTCATATACTGCTGAAATTGGAGCTATGAAAATAACAGATGAAATAGATGCTATGAGAACTATGGATTTTGAACCAACTCTATTTTTGGTATTACCTAGAATTTTTGCTTTGGTTATTGCTTTGCCTTTATTGGTGTTTTTTGCTGATATTGTAGGAATATTTGGTGGAATGGTAATAGCTTATACGGATTTAGATGTTACATTTTTTGAATTTATAAACCGAATGGGACAAGAAGTTCCATTAAAACATCTTTTAATTGGAGTTTGTAAATCAATATTTTTTGGAGTGGCTATTGCACTTATTGGGTGTTATAGAGGATTTCAAGTACAAAACAATACTACAAGTATCGGAAAATATACAACAATAAGTGTTGTAAATGCTATCTTTGTAGTTATTGCTTTAAACGCGATTTTTTCAGTGATTCTAACTGAGATTGGAATATAA
- the pgm gene encoding phosphoglucomutase (alpha-D-glucose-1,6-bisphosphate-dependent), with amino-acid sequence MINKLAGKKAPKEILENIEELIEAYYINKPDINIQSQKVSFGTSGHRGNSKKSSFNEDHILAITQALCEYRKNAGINGVMHIGIDTHALSTPAQETALQVFLANEVKCKIAAKNSYTPTPVMSFTIIESNKNSKDLNDGVIITPSHNPPCDGGFKYNTPNGGPSDTDVTSVIEKRANEILKDGLKDVKFIAKDKIYESKFLEIADFITPYVKALDTIIDMDVIKNANLHIGVDPLGGSGLEVYKKINEIYGLNLDIVNDSIDPTFSFMSCDHDGKIRMDCSSPYAMASLIQLADKYDIAFANDPDFDRHGIVTKSVGLMNPNHYLTVAIWYLFSNRKSWKNDLAVGKTLVSSSMIDKVVKSLDKKLYEVPVGFKWFVEGLYDGSLAFGGEESAGASFLRKDGSVWSTDKDGIILNLLAAEITAKLKKDPGVIYQEFEKEFGKAYYKRVDAVANYEQKAKLKNLSVKDITSKTLANEEIENIYTNASGNNASIGGLKVTTKNGWFAARPSGTEDIYKIYAESFISEEHLELLIKEAQDLVLKSIA; translated from the coding sequence TTGATAAATAAATTAGCAGGTAAAAAAGCACCTAAAGAAATACTAGAAAATATTGAAGAATTAATCGAAGCCTATTATATTAATAAGCCAGATATAAATATTCAAAGTCAAAAAGTTAGTTTTGGAACATCTGGTCACAGAGGGAATTCTAAAAAATCAAGTTTTAATGAAGACCATATTCTAGCAATCACACAAGCACTTTGTGAGTATAGAAAAAATGCTGGAATAAATGGTGTTATGCATATTGGAATTGATACTCATGCTTTATCAACTCCTGCTCAAGAAACAGCGTTACAAGTTTTCTTAGCAAATGAAGTTAAATGTAAAATAGCTGCTAAAAACTCATATACTCCAACTCCTGTTATGTCTTTTACAATAATTGAATCAAATAAAAATTCAAAAGATTTAAATGATGGTGTAATTATAACTCCTTCACATAATCCTCCATGTGATGGTGGATTTAAATACAATACTCCAAATGGAGGACCTTCTGATACAGATGTTACATCTGTTATAGAAAAAAGAGCAAATGAGATATTAAAAGATGGTCTAAAAGATGTTAAATTCATTGCAAAAGACAAAATTTATGAATCTAAATTTTTAGAAATTGCTGATTTTATTACTCCTTATGTAAAAGCTTTAGACACTATTATTGATATGGATGTCATAAAAAATGCAAATTTACATATTGGTGTAGATCCATTAGGAGGATCTGGTTTAGAAGTTTATAAAAAAATAAATGAAATTTATGGACTTAACCTTGATATTGTAAATGATTCAATTGACCCAACTTTTTCTTTTATGTCATGTGACCATGATGGAAAAATAAGAATGGATTGTTCTTCTCCTTATGCTATGGCTTCACTTATACAATTAGCTGACAAATATGATATTGCCTTTGCTAATGACCCCGATTTTGATAGACATGGAATCGTAACAAAAAGTGTAGGACTTATGAATCCTAATCATTATTTAACTGTTGCTATTTGGTATCTATTTTCAAATAGAAAATCTTGGAAAAATGACCTAGCAGTCGGTAAAACTTTAGTTTCAAGTTCAATGATTGATAAAGTTGTTAAATCTTTAGATAAAAAACTTTATGAAGTACCTGTTGGATTTAAATGGTTTGTGGAAGGTTTATATGATGGAAGTTTAGCTTTTGGAGGAGAAGAGAGTGCTGGAGCATCATTCTTGAGAAAAGATGGAAGTGTTTGGTCTACTGACAAAGATGGAATTATTTTAAATCTTTTAGCTGCTGAAATTACTGCTAAACTAAAAAAAGACCCAGGAGTTATTTATCAAGAATTTGAAAAAGAGTTTGGAAAAGCTTATTATAAAAGAGTTGATGCTGTTGCAAATTATGAACAAAAAGCTAAACTAAAAAACCTTAGTGTAAAAGATATTACATCTAAAACTTTAGCAAATGAAGAAATAGAAAACATCTATACAAACGCAAGTGGAAATAATGCAAGCATTGGTGGACTAAAAGTTACTACAAAAAATGGTTGGTTTGCAGCACGTCCATCTGGAACTGAGGATATTTATAAAATTTATGCGGAAAGTTTTATAAGTGAAGAGCATTTAGAATTACTAATAAAAGAGGCTCAAGATTTAGTTTTAAAAAGCATAGCTTAA
- a CDS encoding ABC transporter ATP-binding protein has protein sequence MEIIRVNNLSTIFGENIVHKDISFSVNQGEIFGVLGGSGSGKSVLVKQIVMLDKIQKGNIEFLGKDISTLDLKDIQDLKQQFSYLFQFGALYSFLNVIENISVMLKEYTDLPADLIEKIAYTNLQIVGLPKSCALLYPSELSGGMKKRVALARSLAMQPKVLFLDEPTSGLDPSSTQKINELLLNLKKMLNITIIIITHDLETIKTVLDRFIILKQKIIFDGNITQALDSQDEFIKDFLTNKGK, from the coding sequence ATGGAAATAATAAGAGTAAATAATTTATCAACAATCTTTGGTGAAAACATAGTACATAAAGATATTTCATTTAGTGTAAATCAAGGAGAAATCTTTGGGGTATTAGGTGGAAGTGGTTCTGGGAAAAGTGTATTGGTAAAACAAATAGTTATGTTAGACAAAATTCAAAAGGGAAATATTGAATTTTTGGGAAAAGATATTTCAACTTTAGATTTAAAAGATATTCAAGATTTAAAACAACAATTTTCTTATCTTTTTCAGTTTGGAGCTTTATACTCTTTTTTGAATGTGATTGAAAATATTAGTGTGATGTTAAAAGAATATACAGATTTACCAGCAGATTTAATAGAAAAAATCGCTTATACAAATCTTCAAATTGTAGGGCTTCCAAAAAGTTGTGCATTATTGTATCCATCTGAATTAAGTGGTGGAATGAAAAAAAGAGTTGCCCTTGCACGAAGTCTTGCAATGCAACCAAAAGTTTTATTTTTAGATGAACCTACAAGTGGACTTGATCCTTCTAGTACACAAAAAATAAATGAGTTATTACTTAATCTAAAAAAAATGTTAAATATCACAATAATCATAATTACCCATGATTTAGAAACAATAAAAACAGTTTTAGATAGATTTATAATATTAAAACAAAAAATAATCTTTGATGGAAATATAACTCAAGCTTTGGATTCACAAGATGAATTTATAAAAGATTTTTTAACAAATAAAGGCAAATAA